Below is a genomic region from Flammeovirgaceae bacterium SG7u.111.
CGAGGCGTTGCCAAATCGGCAGCTGAATATAGAAGCAGGAACAATCCTCCAAGAAGTTTCCAGCAGCCTGCCAAAGTAGGTTTTGGAGTTTCGTTCCAAAAAAACAAGGCGGTAAAGAAAGAAAAGCAGCGAAGAAAGAAACTGGCTCGTTATCATGGTGGGCCTACAAGCATGATTGCTAGGGCAAAATATAGGAATGCTGTGTTGAAAAGCACCAGAAAACGTGGCAAGCCCAAGCCTAGGAAGCAGAAAAAGAAGAAGTTGAAATACGATCCTCAAGAAAGGAAAATATGGAACTAGCCTGATGGCTACCCCCAACAAAAAGAGCTCCCACATCGGGAGCTCTTTTTGTTGGGAGCGAGAGGAAGTCACTCATTTATCTGAGGCTCTTTTCACAAAGGATTTCATCCATTCATCTGACTTAATGAAATCTTATGGAAAAACTTACGTAAAAATTACGGAAACTATATAACATTTAAAAGTTTCCGTAGTTTTGCATTACTAAACATAGGTAAACGTAGGGTTTGCAAACAGCTACTTATCATCAATCAGTTCAGATTGATGATAGCTACAAAGAGCGGCGCTGTTTGACAAATAGGCAAAACTCACAAGACGAATTAAACATTTGGATACACAAAAGAGAATTTTAGAGGAAGCGATCAGCTTGTACCTGAAATTTGGAGCGCGTAGGGTAACGATGGACGATATTGCCAATAGCTTAGCCATATCGAAAAAGACTATTTATCAGTATTTTAAAGATAAGGATGAAATAGTGGCCATGGCTATCAAGGGGATTTTGGAGAAAGAAGAGGCTGAGATAGATAAGCTAGTTAAAAATGCAGGAAATGCAATAGAGGGTTTTATCAAGGTTACAGAGTATTTCAGAAAAGTTATGAGGTCTATTAACCCAACCTTGCTTTATGATTTGGAAAAATATTACCCCAATGCATGGGCTGTTTATAAGGGACACCAAGAAGACTGCCATCTTACCTCACTTAAAAATATGTTGGAAAGGGGAAAGGAAGAAGGCGTGTTCCGAAAAGAAACAGATATTGAGGTATTGGCGCTTATGCGTGTCCATCAGGTTCAGTTGGGTTTTGACCAGAAAATTTTCCCCATCCATAAGTTTGATTTGTTTGAGGTTCAGTACCAACTGGTAGTGCATTTTATGTATGGGATTTCCACCTTGGAGGGTGCAAAACAACTCCATGAATATTTTTCAA
It encodes:
- a CDS encoding TetR/AcrR family transcriptional regulator, encoding MDTQKRILEEAISLYLKFGARRVTMDDIANSLAISKKTIYQYFKDKDEIVAMAIKGILEKEEAEIDKLVKNAGNAIEGFIKVTEYFRKVMRSINPTLLYDLEKYYPNAWAVYKGHQEDCHLTSLKNMLERGKEEGVFRKETDIEVLALMRVHQVQLGFDQKIFPIHKFDLFEVQYQLVVHFMYGISTLEGAKQLHEYFSKVSYLNNQKN